TACCGCCAATCAAACCTACTAGAGCCAATCCCAGAGCCTACCAAGATCATGAGAGAAGGTTTTTATGAAGGTTCCTAGTCTGCGTGGTTTTGTGGTTCGTTTGTGCTTTCCACTGCTCAGCATGGTCGCCCTGGCAAGCCCGCCGGCGGGCCATTACCACTTGCTCAAGAGGGTCGCTGTCGCCGCTGCCCCGGGTGGCGGAGAGTATTTTGACTATCTTACTGTCGATGCTGCTGCGCGCCGAGTCTACCTCTCGCATGGTACCGAGGTTACGGTGGTTGATGCGGATAGCGCTGCCATGGTGGGCACCATTTCTGGTTTGGTACGGTGCCACGGGATAGCCCTGGTCAACGAGCTTGGCAAGGGATTCATTACTGACGGTGACGGCAAGGTGGTCATTTTCGACATGGCGAGCTTAAAGGTCACGGGCGAGGTCAAAACCGAGTCCGACGCAGACGCGATTGTTTACGACCCGGCGTCGAAGCGCATCTTTTCATTCAACGGGGACCCCCACGACCTGACTGTAATCGATCCGGCGAACGGGACTGTGGTGAAGACCATTCCCATGGGCAGTGGTCCGGAGTATGCAGTCGCCGATGGCAAGGGAATGGTTTACAACAACAATGAAGACACGAACGAAGTGGTGGCGATTGATGCACGCGCGCTTACGATACAGGGACGTTGGCCAGTCGCGCCGGCTGGAGGGCCTACAGCTCTGGCGATGGACCGGAAGCACAGGCGATTATTCTCCGCAGGCCGCAACCCCCAGATGCTCGTGGTGATGGATGCACGCAACGGAAAAGTGACCCAGTCGTTCCCCATCAGCGCTGGAGCGGACGCTGCTATCTATGAGCCTGAGACAGGCTTGCTGTTCGTCTCGACACGCGAAGGAATGATTCACATCTTCCACGAAGACTCGCCGGACAAGCTGAGCGAGGTCGAGACGGTCAAGACTGAGTACGGGGCCAAGACCATGGCTCTAGATGCGAAGACCCATAACCTCTACCTGACCACGGCGGATTTTAGTCCGCCTGCGGCTCCTACCGCGCAACAGCCCAATCCGCGGCGGAGGGCTATTCCGGGAACGTTCCGCCTGCTGATTTACGGACACTGAGGGCATCAATGGAACAGCGAATTGTAGGCGGTTCATGCACCTCCACCCACAATTACAAAGACTTAGGAAAGAAGAAATTGCTTAGCGGAGCGGCTGATCTTGGGCGGGTTGTGCCGAAAGGTTTTCCAAGACGACTCCGTAAACCTGTTATTTGCCGCGTGGCACGGTTGCGTTCTCAGCCGTGCCGGAACCCCATGTTTCTGCCGTCCAAACGATGAATGGGGAAAGCACACGCGGATTCCCTCGCTTGGGCTATTGCCGCCGTGGGGCGGGCGTATTTAGAATTGCCAATCCGACTTCGTCATGGGCCAGCTTGTCCATCGCTCGCCGCGGTTACACCTGAAGCTGCGCCGTTCTCCGGCGTGGATGCTGGCTGCGGTGACGCTGTCGCTTTCCGCCTTCGCCCAGGAGCCCAAGAAGGGCTCTGGGGAAGCGCCCGCCGCCCAGGACCGGCCCGTCACCGTCTTCCGCCACCCGGCCAAGTCGCGCTTCTGGATCTCGGGGCAGATTAACATCATCTTCCAGGCGCACCCCTCGTTCCAGGCGCAGTACAGCGGGGCCAACAGCCTGCACGCACGCGGCGAGAACGCCACCTCGCGCCTCGTCACTCTCTACACCGGGGTGCAACTCACCCACACCACCGAGGCCCTCTTCGACGTCGAGAGCACGGGCGGGCGCGGCATCAGCGACGGCCTGGGCGTGGCCGGCTTCACCAACCTGGACGTGGTGCGCAACGCCGGCCTGGGCGCTACGCCTTACATCGCCCGCGTCATGTTGCGCCAGGTCATTCCCCTGAGTAAGGAGAGGATCGAGGCCGGGCGCGATCCTCTGCACCTGCTGCCCGAGCTGCCCCGGCGCCGCCTGGAGTTGCGCGTGGGCAAGTTCAGCATGGCCGACTTCTTCGACGTAAACTCCATCGGCAGCGATAGCCACCTGCAGTTCCTCAACTGGACGGTGGACAACAACGGCGGCTACGACTACGCCGCCGACACCCGCGGCTACACCTGGGGCATGATGTTGGAGTACGACGAAGGCGCGTGGAGCGCGCGCTTCGCCGAAAGCTTAATGCCTAAGGTGGCCAACGGCATCGACCTCGACTGGGACCTGCGGCGGGCGCGCGCCGAAAACGTGGAGCTGGAAGTCCGCAAGAGCCTGCTGCACGGGCGCCAGGGCACGTGGCGCTTCCTCTCCTACGTCAATCACGCCAATATGGGCAGCTACCGCGAGGCCGTGGACGCCTTCCTCGCCGGCATGGATCCGGTTCCCAACATCGGCGCCCACCGCCGCCAGCGCCGGGTGAAGTACGGCTTCGGGCTCAACGCCGAGCAGCAGCTGCCCAAGAGCTTCCGCCTCTTCGGACGCTTCGGCTGGAACGAGGGCAAGAACGAGTCTTTTGCGTATACCGAGGTGAACCAGGCCTTCGAGTTTGGGGGCGACGTCGCAGGGGAGCGCTGGAAGCGCCGCCACGACCGCTTGGGCGTGGCCTTCGTCACCAACGGCATCTCGCGCGACCACCAGCGCTACCTGGCACTGGGCGGGTCGGGTTTCCAGCTGGGCGACGGCAAGCTCAACTACGGGCGGGAGAACATCGTCGAGGTCTACTACACCCTGCATCTGTGGCGCGGCGCCTTTGCCTCCTTCGACCTGCAGCACGTCAACAACCCCGGCTACAACCGCGACCGCGGCCCGGTGATCGTCCCCGCCTTGCGGTTGCACATCGACCTGTAGCACCCTACGCACCGTCAAGACTCAGGTGTGGGCTTCTAGCCCGATTACCAGGGGCCTATTCTGGGCTGAAACCATTGCCTATCGGCACGGGAGCTGTCCACCTCGCTCGGGACGCTCCCTGAATGCGGTATCATGAAGCAATCATGTAAGTCTTGCTTCGGCGATCCATCAGCAAAGACAAGAAGGAGCTGCTCCATGAATCTGAAAGGTAAACTCATGATTGCGTTTCTCGTGGCTGGACTGGCTACCGTGTCAGTCGTCCTGGCACAAGAGAAGAAAATCAAGAGAGAGGATCTTCCTCCCGCCGTCGAGAAGACTGTTGCGGAACAAAGTAAGGGGGCAACCATCAAGGGATTTGCGAAGGAAGTGGAGAAAGGCAAGACCTATTATGAGGTGGAACTAACAGTCAGCGGGCATGGAAAAGATATCTCCATGGATAAGAATGGCAAGATCGTCGAGGTCGAGGAGGAAGTCTCTCTGGATTCGCTTTCCCCCGCCATTAAAGAGGGGCTCGTGAAAGCCGCCGGGGCCGGAAAACTCGACAAAGTGGAATCGCTGACGAAGGATGGAAGACTTGTTGCTTACGAAGCCGTGGTGAAAACGGGAACCAAGCGCTCTGAGATACAAATCGGTCCAGACGGAAAGAAACTGGCCCACCAGGAATGAAATCGCAAGAGGGCTCTTGTTGAGAACGAAGGCTCTCCGAGTGGCGCTTCCAATCTCAGCGGCTGTTCCCCTTCATCTCAAAGCTGTCCTTGACCAACCATTTTGCCGCCCTGCCTTCTCCGATCATCTTCACCATCTCAAACCTCATGTGGTGGTGGTTCATGCTGAAGTTACAATAGTGGTAGGTGGGACCGGCTTCGCGGTAGTTAGGCGGAATCCAGCAGAACAGGGCCAATTGCTGAGAATGGTGCTTTTGAACTGCTCCACGGATGGCATAAGCCTCTGGCCTACTTACAGAAAGCCCTTTGATCTGATCTTCCAAAGGGCCCAAAGGAAAGAATGGTCGGGGAGAGAGGATTTGAACCTCCGACCCCCTGGTCCCGAACCAGGTGCTCTACCAGGCTGAGCCACTCCCCGACGAGGTGGGAACGCGAGAAGGGCGCGGAACAGGCGCATTCCCCTCACAAATTATAGCAAACCGCGGGCTCCGGCCTCGCTCCGCAACGATCAGCAATGATCCGCAGCGATTCGCTTTGCGACGGTTGGGCGGAGGATCGAGGGAAGGCCATCTCGAGGGCGCGGCCAGGGCGGCTGTCGCCACGGTGGTAAAATACGGGTTCTTTCTACAGCGAACGCGCGCTGCCACACGTCCCCAGCAAAGTGAGCACAGGCAGGATGGCATACCGCTTGGCGAAACCGCTCTCCATCACTTACGCCGACGCGGGCGTGGACATCGAGCGCGCCAACCGCACCAAGCAGCGCATCAAGTTTCTGGCGCACAAAACCTTCACTCGCGGCGTGCTGAGCGAGATCGGGGGCTTCGGCGGGCTGTTCGCGCTGGACAAGAAGCGCTACCGCGACCCGGTGTTGGTCTCCAGCGTGGACGGCGTGGGCACCAAGCTGAAAATCGCCTTCGCCATGAAGTTCCATCAAGCCGTGGGCGGCGACCTGGTGAACCACTGCGTCAACGACATCGCCGTACAGGGCGCCACGCCCCTGTTCTTCATGGACTACCTGGCCACGGGGAAGCTCGATCCCGGCGTGGCGGAGAAGATCATCTCGGGGATCACCGAGGCCTGCCGCCACAACAAC
This genomic window from Terriglobales bacterium contains:
- a CDS encoding carbohydrate porin translates to MGQLVHRSPRLHLKLRRSPAWMLAAVTLSLSAFAQEPKKGSGEAPAAQDRPVTVFRHPAKSRFWISGQINIIFQAHPSFQAQYSGANSLHARGENATSRLVTLYTGVQLTHTTEALFDVESTGGRGISDGLGVAGFTNLDVVRNAGLGATPYIARVMLRQVIPLSKERIEAGRDPLHLLPELPRRRLELRVGKFSMADFFDVNSIGSDSHLQFLNWTVDNNGGYDYAADTRGYTWGMMLEYDEGAWSARFAESLMPKVANGIDLDWDLRRARAENVELEVRKSLLHGRQGTWRFLSYVNHANMGSYREAVDAFLAGMDPVPNIGAHRRQRRVKYGFGLNAEQQLPKSFRLFGRFGWNEGKNESFAYTEVNQAFEFGGDVAGERWKRRHDRLGVAFVTNGISRDHQRYLALGGSGFQLGDGKLNYGRENIVEVYYTLHLWRGAFASFDLQHVNNPGYNRDRGPVIVPALRLHIDL
- a CDS encoding PepSY-like domain-containing protein, encoding MNLKGKLMIAFLVAGLATVSVVLAQEKKIKREDLPPAVEKTVAEQSKGATIKGFAKEVEKGKTYYEVELTVSGHGKDISMDKNGKIVEVEEEVSLDSLSPAIKEGLVKAAGAGKLDKVESLTKDGRLVAYEAVVKTGTKRSEIQIGPDGKKLAHQE